GCCTCCTTTTATTAAATTATAAAATATCTAGTAGGTTGATACTTTCAAAAAAACGCTATCTTTTTCTAATTCTCGTGCCGACATCCCTAATGTTTTCTTACATACTGCCGCGAAATGAGAAGGACTATCAAACCCAGCCTCAAGAGCTGCCTCAGTAATACTCTTCCCATTTAATATATAAAACATTGCTTTTTGCAGCTTATGTAATACAATATACGAACTTAAACGCATTCCAGTTTCTTTTTTAAATAAATGTGATAATCGACTTTGAGATAAAAAATAATTTTTAGCCATATCATCCATGCTATGCTTAGTTCCTAAGCAATTTTTAATTTGCCTGATCAAGCTCACAATTCTTTCATCCATACTCATATCTTTTTGAATGTCTATATTTATCGTTTGCAAAAACTTTAAGAAAAACTCAAGATAGGCCTTCTTCTCTACAATAGGATAATATTGATAAAGTAAGTCTCTCACTAAATCTATTGTTTTTTCATCCATGATGTAATAGGCCTGCCCTTTCAAATATTTTTCCATGATTTGTTCAGCAATAACAGATGATGCATCTATTAAAAGTATAATCTGTGTATCTTGATTACTATAGAAGATGTGACTTTCATTTGATTTAATGATTATGCCTTTACACATTATTTCTCTTTCAGTAATCCTCACCTTAAACGCCTTATAAAAAGATACAGATATTTGAAGCATTGCATGGCTATGATGATCGGTATCCACTCGATTCGTCATTGCAGCGATATGATCGTTTCCTGCGTATATATACATTCTACTCTCCGCCATTTCTTTATTCTGCTTAGTTTCCTGTAGCAAAATAAGCTAATTGTTTTTCACTTGTACTAAACCTTCTATTGCTATCACGTCTCCCTTTTCATTAAATACAGGGAACTCTGTTATTTCTACCATACACTTTGATTTATCTTTCTTAAATAGCTCCAGTTTGTATTTAGGTTGTTGAATACCCTTTATTGAAAGTTCAGTATGTTCTGTTCCTTGCATATTTATAGGATTATCGGTAAGAAAGCTTTCAAAATTCACCATAAATTCTTCAACAGTATAACCAAGTACATCTTCTACAGATTTTGTTACATATTCAAATATTCCTTCTGTATTATGTTTATAGAATATATAGCCGTATTCTCCACTGGTACCAGCTATATTCCTCATCTGACTTACTATATGTTTTGCTGCTTCGGCGGATTGTTTAAACAAACGCTCAGCATTATTAGAAACTAACTTGCTATTGTCTATGTTTTTTAATGCCATTTCATCAACACTTTCAGAAGACGCCAGTATTTCTTGTGTTCCTGCTAATTGTTCTTCTGTAATACTGGCAATATCCTGAGTAAATTCGTTAGCAGATTTTATTTCATTTACAATGACATTAATTTGCTCTTGAACTTCATCTATTGATGCCATCATCTC
This genomic window from Cellulosilyticum sp. I15G10I2 contains:
- a CDS encoding helix-turn-helix transcriptional regulator, with protein sequence MTNRVDTDHHSHAMLQISVSFYKAFKVRITEREIMCKGIIIKSNESHIFYSNQDTQIILLIDASSVIAEQIMEKYLKGQAYYIMDEKTIDLVRDLLYQYYPIVEKKAYLEFFLKFLQTINIDIQKDMSMDERIVSLIRQIKNCLGTKHSMDDMAKNYFLSQSRLSHLFKKETGMRLSSYIVLHKLQKAMFYILNGKSITEAALEAGFDSPSHFAAVCKKTLGMSARELEKDSVFLKVSTY